The genomic region tgaaCACCCCTTACCCCATAGAGATGTTGAATATAAAGAGGCATTTTGGTTGCCactgtaattttgaaaatgaacgTTTAAATGCCCTTCAaaagtattgaatataaaGAGGCATTTTGGTTGCCactgtaattttgaaaatgaacgTTTAAATGCCcttcaaaagtaaataaatagatCCGAAACATATAAATTGCAGTTAATCCTTCTGTGGCTCAAGCTATTATTGCAAAAATCGGGGAAAGAGCAACACCCCAATTTTTTCCCCAATTTAATTGTGCCCTAGCTCCCTTCGAACGACGCCATCTCTAACTGGGGACTTCAATTTACCTCTAATTATAGACACGCCCTTGATCGCACGGTTCATATGTGCTTCCTCGATCGAACGGTCAGCTTTAATAGCGTTTTGATTGGAAAACACCAAAACACCgaagaggaaagaaaaaccaacaaagaaaaaaatgacgAAAGCCTCCCTTTGAATCAGAATAACTTTGAAACACACAGAGACACACATAAGCTACTTGTTCTAGGGTTTTTGTCTATCCCTTTTCTCCTCGCTCTATCGAATTGTTGCAGCGGTGTCGAATTGTCTATTCCCGAATCTCTGTGAGTTACACCTACTGCATCTTTCGTATTGgttggttttatttatttcaggAGGGAAAAGAAGTGAATATTTCGTTAGTTGGATGATTGGGAGTGAATGTTGTAGCGAATATCTTGAACAGAATATCAATTGTCCCTTAGATTTTACTTTGCGGGTTTGTTGAAGATGTTGAGTGTTGGGAATTTCATTTTGTTGGTTTCCGTCGTAGTATTTGTGGGAATGAATTCTGTTGGTTATTTTCGCATTTCTCAGAGATGTCCTTTAAAAAGGAGAAATGTATGATTTTTGATTAGTTTGGCTTGGACTGATGGATGACTAATATGTCTTTCTGCCAATTAGACTGACTTTGATCGGGCGATGGTGGAACTCTAAGTCGATAGGACTGAACATGGGAGTTGGAAAATAACACATGTGATGATCCTGTGCCCTAATCCATCAAGAGTGAAGTGAAGCTGAGTTTCCTTTTTCTCCCTGTCAGAAGATAATACTTGGATATTAATTTAAGCTGCAAGAGAAAGTAGGTTCACTGTGAAGATTGACGGGACTTTGAACTTAAGATTTCTCAATTGAGTCCCACTTGGGAGTAAGCCCTTTCAAAATCTAACATTTTGCATTAAAAGGCTTATCATTGTCCTGTCTCTTGtcattcttgttttcttagttataatttatcagcAAACTTTGGGTGCTTTCTTTTCAGTGAAGTAATagtatattttgtttgaagtCAGATCGGTTTACCTTTGTCACCTGTTCTCATTTCAGAGAGTTTCAAGGTGCAAATTTTCCTGATGTTGAGGATGCTGTGGGCATAGATATTTTTGGGTTATTGATCTGGTTTGGAGATGCATGGTCAAGGGAATTACACCACTCAGGTTGGGCGGGGTCCTTATGCACCCCCACCTGCCTTTCAGCAACACCCTGCcgctcctcctcctcctcccccTACTTCCCATCATGGCCCACCTGTTCCACAACCACAAGTTATTCAACAAGGACGTCCATCGTTTCATTTTACACCAAGTATCCTTCCGTATCAGCAAGCCATGCCCGGTGTTCCTCACCAAGTTCCATCAGCTCCACTTGTATCAAGCGGAATGAGTTCTGCTCAATCTTACTTAACTCATTCCCAACATCCGCAAGCGCATGTAAGCACCCAAAGCTCTCATTCCCACCCAACATCTGAGCAAACTCTCCAGCCCTGGAGTCAAAATGTACGTCAACTTCCTCCAACAGCACCTATTCGGGGTCCAAGTGCATATCCACTGACATCTTCACAAGGACGTGCTCTGGAAAGAGGTCCACCAAATCAACCTGCATCTCATGCTCCCCCTCCCCAGCTGCCACCTTACTCATCCAGTTCTAGTTTTTTGATGTCTGATCCATTTGAATCCTCTGTGCTTACAATGCGGCAACATTGCCATCTACAACCGACAGGACCACtgccacctccacctccacctccactTCCACCTCCACCCTCTTCTCCTCCTGGAGTTCCACCTCATCCACCTTCTTCACCCCCATCAGATGTCCTCTCAAAGAATGGTGGAAGCTGCAGCTTGAAGGAGGAACCGTTAGATGGGGATAATTCGATGTTGGAATGTCTAGCTCCAGTGAAGCCTGTGGAAGATAGAAGTGTACCTCAAATTGAAGTGCTTTGTCAGCATACTGAGAAGAATGGAAATAAGGTGGAATTAGCAGATGCTGATGTCACTCATTCACCTGCTGATTCCGATATGGATATGGAAGGTTAGCCTAATAGTTCCTGCAGACACTTGTTAATGTGATTCTGAGGTGTAAGCATCTGAATTGACTTGCTTATTTCGATTTTTGGTCCTCTAAAACTTCATTTGTTTCAAAAGCAGCAGTACttgtttaaaatttgagaTTGTGATATAAGAAATTCTTGTTGGAGGGCAGCCTGTTTTATTAGTAGGGCTCtgagaattttcattttcttttcccttcttcCTTGACATGATCTAATTGATTTGCATACATGCATGCCCTCGTACAAGCTCCTGATGCTGAGGACATCCCTCTTGAGCTTCGGATTTCTCTACATTTATGTGCTATGCTGGTAGCTGGCTAAGAAACTGCTCTATATGTTCTTCATGAATATCAAGAGATAATTCTACATTCTTGTAGATgaaagttcataatttttataatataagattggcttaatataatattgtcCTCTAAAAGTGTCATTGAAATATTTCTTCAGAATACATTAgtgaaacataatttattcttcTACATTTATTTGCCCTGTGTAGTGCTATACATAAGAGCATAAGTTGTTTCCTCCTTGTTGTAGTATAATACATTACTAGATAATCTCTgcataaataatagtaaaactTTGTGTTGGTAAGTCTATTTTCGCTTGTTGGAAGTCGTCGGTATTGTGTGCCACAGTTCAATGCTAGAATAGACTTtgttttttgcaaattttcctGTCACTACCTATGGGGATGCTTTACATTTATTCTccttttacttaaaaaaatgatgttttttCCCATTTAAGTGATATGCTGCAATGTAGAGGGAAAATTACTGTGAATATTCAGCTTGCTAAGTGTGGTTGCTTGTGAAGAGAATTGCCATGGATAGAGCTCATTTCTTGTTGtgttctttttagtttttgtatcaaaaagttttttttccataatttattaGCTATCGCAGCAGATTTTGGGCATATTTCTATGTTTCATTTTCTGGTTTTGCTTTTAAAGATCTATCCACTAGGTAAAAATGCTAAACCAGAGTTTATGGAGAAGAATCTGATAGAAGTGCGAtaagctttttatttttgtacggaaattgaaaatgaaaagagtaaattgaaatcaatttCGAACTGTAATGCCTTTGAATCTATGTATTAGTTGTTCTTTCATCTTTATTATGTTATTGAGTGGTTTTTCTTCTAACTACAGTATGATTACAACCTGAAAATGTCTTGACAACCTTTTCTCATTCACAGAGTCAAGTGTTTGAGGAAATTGTTATACTTGTTCTTTGCATTTCTTATTCATCCTGCTTTTGTGATTCATAAGACATGGATAAGTTTCCTCTGTAAAGTATGGAGTTATTCCACTAGATGCACATGTGTGAAGCTAAATGTTATTTGCTATAATCAGCAAAATGTATATGTTTGTATGTGTTTTTACATTGTGTTCAAGTAAGGAACGCTAGTACGGTACTCCAATGGTATGCATTGTGAGTTTCTTGTCTGTGGTCGTTCTAGATGACATTACTCACCCTGATGAGGAGAAGAAGAACTGCTCATCTAACAATTCAAATGATGATCGCGTTTCAATTTCTCAAGAAGATTATGCCAAAGAGAAGCTACAAGCTTTGCAGCATGGTGGAGGGGATGGACTTCCTAAGGTTGCTCTAGATGATGAAGCTGCAGTATTGAAGGACCACATAAGAGGTACGAAACTAATTCTGCTGGTTTATCCCATCATAGAGTCCAACCTCTTTGCCTATAGTACTTGCTTTAGGCACTATCATGATTCATGAACACAGACCTGCTCTTTACTTTGTTGCTTCCCCAATTGTGCCTTGATCCGTGGAAAATGTATGTTTATATATGCATAAGCTGCTAAATTTTCTAATGCTCGGCCTTCTATTTCGTTGTTCTTTTTCCTGCAACCATTATcttatcttttctttgtttgaattttaatttttattttcactgtATTGAGGTTCATGATGACTTCGTTACAATCATCATAGTCTTCAGATTATTGATGTGGTACATGGAAGTTTTTGATGCTTCTGCAGTTTGATGATTGCTGATGCTTAATGTAAAAAAAGACACTGGATGTTAAGCTTGTCTCTAATTCGATGGACACTCtttttggaataaaagatataCCATGGTGTTCTTACTATACAAGAAGAATATGTGAATCTCATAGGCATCATATCAGAATGTGGAATTGATATAAGCAGAATAAAGAGAGAGACATTAACAATAAGTGCTATGATACAAGTACTTCCGATCCAATTGTACCCTCTACACAATATTAACAAAGCTAGTAACATCAACATATGGGTATGTTTAACTTGATTTCCATAAAGGACTAGTTCAGTGCCagcttatttttgtatttgcaGAGTTACAAGTACGTGggttaaaaatatacaagtaaATAGAGCTTAATATAGTGCTTCTCTTTTGGTGAGTTCTCCGATAAGATTGATAATGGAGAAAGAAGATTGAAAGAAATAGAGGGGAAGAAAACtgatagaaagaaaaagtgtGTTTCTACAATCTTTAGGTGTGAGAAGTCAGATTGAGTTTCTTTAGCCGccatatttcttaaaattgtaaaaataagcTGCAGCCATGTTCTTATATGTATCGTACACGTCGTTTAAGGTGTCcaacacttattttttttcctttctttcttttttaattttgtggacATGCAAATGCCAATGTTCGACACGTGTGTTTTACGTGTCCGACATTGCAATGGTGATTCTTCGAAGTTAAGAGACTAGCTTGACCCGGCTTGTCCGCAAGCTCAAACTGAGCTTTGGTGAAGTTGTCTCGATCGTGCACCTCTAGCCTAAAGTAGAAGCAATCAACACGAAAGCGCGGTATTGGTTTTCTTGGTTACAGGAAGAAAGATTATAAGAAATAAGGAATCTTGGACCAGGTGATGTGAATAGCAGTGGCAAGAGGCAGGGGTATTACTTTATGGTTTCTTGCTTTCACATTAACCTTCTTTTTAGTCTCTCATGGATAAAAATGTGAAGGAGGGGGCTCGGTAATTGGTTTTCTTGGTTATAACATCAATATCGACCATTGAGCTACCATCTATAATCAATCAGGATTTGGTAAACAAATTATGCAGTACATATAAACATCAAGTATCTTCTCTAAGGTGCCCCCACTCtgaaatatattacattgTGCTCTCTCCAGAACATCTGCACCTGACTGTGTGATTTAGTTTGGAATGCACCCACTTAATGGTCCATTAAGTTAAACATTTTGCCTCTAAAAAGAAAACCAGATCAGTAGGTCCTCTGAAACTTTTATTATCTGTCAGAAATTGACTTAttggattttatatattagagTTCTAGtgtacattaaaataaatcatgtggCAGTTTTTCATGCTCTTTCTCTGATTGGCGCATATACTGCTGCATCTCATTTCTGTAATGCTGGTGGGCTATTTGCTGTGAATTTATCTGAATTCATGCCTAGCCTACCTGTTAGTTGATCGGtaattttatatcttataTTGCCTTTAAGGCTGatataatgaattattctGTTTTGACACATTTCACCCTTAATATTATGTCTGCAGGCGTTGAAGTCCCTTCTGATGATGGAAATGGACAAACTAAGCAGTCTTTTGACGTCAGTGTAAAAGATTTTTCTTCCCAGCATGAAAACTTAAGCGGACAGAGTGTAGCAGTAGTTCAGGCACAAAATGGTTACGGGAAGCTTTCCAGTCAGCTTGTGGACGGTGCCAATGCGTTCAAACTCCTACAGGGCTATACTTCTGACAGTACTTCAGAAAATGAGGGTGATAATCTTCTTAGAGATGTTAGTCCTCCATGTATCAAAGATGGATCTCGAAATTTTGATGCTGAGAAGCGGTGTAATTTTGGTTCAGAATTCGGACTGGAGACATTATCGAAGTCCAACAAGCATATGCTCTCCAAGTCCATGATTGATTCACCAAAAGATGTCATGCAAGGTGATAAAACATCTCCTTTGACGCGGAAATTTGAGGAATTTTCGGATAAAAGCCATAGAGGTCAAGAATCTGTAAGCTTTGATATTGATACAGCACTTCAACAAAAAGATTCTTTGAGCAAATACGATGCTAATATGGGTCCTGAGGGTGCTAGTTTTCACAAGGCAGATATGAAGAATGATTCTGCTAAGGTGAATGTAGATGAGTTTGGAAGATTGGTTAGAGAAGGTGTTAGTGACAGTGACACAAGTGATTCACCCCGTTATAGACGGAGGCATGCTAAAAGAGCCAGAAAAAGGAGTAGAAGCCAAAGCAGAAGTCGATCTCCTCCTGgtaggaggaggaggagaagcCCAtggaagagaaaagagaggcGTGACCGATCTCGCAGGTCTGAGTTAGACATTGGTGATAAATACTGTaattttttcctcttccttTTAATGTTTTAAGTTTGGATGATGAGAATTTAACATCTTCAGTCATTCTCTTTCAGCTTGTCTCCAAATAGACGAAGAAGTAGGAGTAGGTCACCTGTTTTAAGGCGTGACCGTGATGTCACTGGTGATAAACTGAGATGGGATAAGGGTCAACTTCCAGAATGCTTTGACTTTCTCCGAGGCAAGTGTTATCGTGGTGCTACTTGTCGGTATTCACACCATGATGACAAGAGTGAGAGATTGAGATACCATAGGGGAAAACAGCAGTATCGGGATATGCTGCCTGCTGTACGGAGTCCTGATTTTCGTGAAGAGAGTAAGGTTCTCCCTGACAAAGAACCCAAGGATAACGTGCGCAAGATTTCTAAAGATTTGCCTGGCCTGAAGGAAGTAAAAGTTGCCAAAGAACTGCCAGTTGTTTCTACCACCCACtctgataaattaaattctcTGGAATCTGCTTCTCTTCTAGTTGCTGATGTTGTAGCAAGTAATCTTTCAGGTCATTCTGCTCATGACACGCCCTCAGGCAAAGAGAATTCTTTCATTGCACAATCTCCAGCGCAGTATTGTGATAAGGTCCCGGAAATTGTTGATAAGCAAGGTAAACGGATGGATGATTCTTTAATCTCTGGATCACCTTCAGTTGTGCACGCAACAGCAGCCACATTAACCCATGTTCCTGCAGATAAACCTGATGGAAAACAAGGTCCTACTGGTCAACTGCACTTTGTTGGAAATCCTGTAACAAAACCTGATTGTGCTGAAGGAGTCCCATCTCAGTCTTTGAGTGAGTTGCCACAATCAATTGCTAATCATCCTTCCCACTTAGCCCCTCCTTTGCCTTCAGTCTCTCAAGTGATGAATACTCCTGCTGCTCAACCAATAATACAAGGTTACAACTTAGAGCCACCTACTTACTCAGCTTATCAAGCGCCAGTTGCTTACCAGCATTCTCATTCTTCTGGGTCATCAAACTATTTATCAAGCTCGGTTCTTCCACCTCCACTCCCACCACGTTCTTATTTGTCTTTTAATGTAACAACTAGAGAACACAACATTCCTTCAGAAAACATGCAAGAGTCTTTATTGCCTCCACGGGATGGTTTATCTTCTTATACATCTGTGAGAGGACAGCCAACTGAATTGCTTAATCATTCTCAGACTGCTCGGTATCAGACATATGATAGGACTCATGAGCCTGATCAAGTGCCACATGTCAATGACAATTTTGGATCAAGTAGTTTGCATTTGAGCAATCTAACGAGTCGACAGGGTGGTCCTCATATAATTGGAGAAGATTGCTTAACTGGACATCCAGTACAGGGCATGAATCCTTTACAGTCAGTTGGTCATGGTCAAACTAATTCCTTACTGATGCAGTCACCATCAAAGGGAATGCATAGTTCTCTCGGTGGCAATCTTCCTTCAGATAGTAACTCTTCTCACAGTCGTTCTTACTTCCAACAGGCAGCCTACGGTCGACAGTATTTTGTAGCTGGTAGTATCTCTGCAGAACTTGTTGAGCCTGCAAAGTTGAGTTCTTCCACGGCTAGAACCACTCCAGATTTTCCTGAGGGGAATCAGCCATCTTACATGCGCGACTCTGTGGGATCTAGAATTGTAAATCATTTCAATCCTTACGCATCTACATTTGATCTGCCGCTGAGCTCCAAATTCAGTTCAAATGCTTTGACCCAAGACAATGATGCAACCATCGGCACTAAATATGGTGCCCCATTTGGTTTGGGTTCAGTCTCCGTCGACGGGCACAAGACTGGAAGTGTTGGctctaaaaatatgttttccTCATCGAGTTCTGGATTGCCAGCTGCGAGTATTTTGCCAAGGCTGGGTGGCAATCAGTATGATCCACTCTTTGATAGTATTGAGCCAGCTTCAAATTCATTCAGTAGAGCTGATTTTCTAAAACATGAAGCTGTTGGTGATTCTGATAATATGCCGAGATTCAGTGGATCAGGAAGGGTGTTAAATATGGAAGGTACCGGGCAGCATGAAGGAGGAACAGCAGCATCAACCAATGATTCTCTTGAAATTGAAGAATGTGGAGAAACAGCTGATGCGGAGATAGGTGCTGTCTTGAATGGAAGCTCTAGTAATCCTAATGATACAACTGACTTAAATGCAGGAGAAATAGAGATTGATCAGGTTAAGGCTTctgggaagaagaagaagggcaAGGACTCGAGATCCATGAAACTCTTTAAGATTTCAATTGCTACTTTTGTGAAGGAGGTCCTAAAGCCATCATGGCGCCAGGGCAATATGAGCAAGGAGGCATTTAAGACCATAGTCAAGAAAACTGTTGATAAAGTATCTGGAGCTATGAAGAGTCACCATATACCCAGATCCCagtcaaaaataaatcacTATATTGATTCTTCCCGAGGAAAATTAACTAAGCTTGTTATGGTAAGGCTTCTTTTAATCAAGATTTGATGTTTGGCCTGTCGTTTACCTGTTTGAAGTTAAATTGTTAaggatatttaatatttatacatttttttcctaaaatgtAGTGCACGAGTTGTAATGATAACATCTGCATTTACAGTTATTTTGTCTTGAACACGCCTGCATTAAAGGATCCACACTCCTTGGCATATTGTTTATTGTGGCTTATATAATGACTCTTCTTTTCCTCTCACTCTTTACAGGGTTATGTTGACAAGTACGTCAAGGTGTAAATCTGACTTGAGTGATGGATCTGCTGTCAAGGACTCAACTTAGATTTTCTGACTTCAAGATTCAGATGTTGAAAATGAATATGCTCTTTGGAAGCGTCATCTAAAGGAAATTTGATGGCTTCAGATTGACTAGCAGATCGAAGTGCATTTGTCAATAAATTACATCTCCAACAACGCCCAAGTAAAGCATAATGACAAATTTCAAACGGGTGATATATCAATGTAAATTAGCAGACGTTATGAGGGAGTTGCAAAACATATTCATTGTGCATTCCTATTGAGCTAGGTTTTCTCTGTTCTCGGTTATACTTTCTCCATATAACTTTCCTTTTATGGAGATATTTTGTTGAGTAATATATAGCGTCTATGCAGAATCTcagtttataatttaatgtcTAATATATTCCATCAACAATGTTTCAAATTGGATCTCTAACTGAAAATTTTCCATCTAGAGTTTCCAGGTTGTCCGATGCAAGACCTTATTGTATTTACAATACCCAACAGCTTCATAGattgtttatttattgaacTTTTTGCAATGCGAAGGCCTGCAAAATGTTGCACCCATACATAATCAAGGCAAAATCTTGATAGTGATGATCTTaggtaattttcatttttgtcacCTTAGTGTATTTAAGATCTGATGCCCTTTGCTGAATCTTTCTTTCTGGTCAAATTATTAGGTTGATGATTGGGTGTAAGGATCAGAAACTAACGAAATTTCTGTTTGATACTGTTGACATGATGCATATTATTCTTAATGTCTACTGCAGGAAACACTTGCCTCAGTTGTTTTGAGGCGGCTTTGATAGAGTTAAAATTTTGGTCTTTGCTTGTAAATAAGTACCATATTTCCCACTGCTACTTGGACTCCAACCAGTCCCTCTTAAAAATGAGGCATATTCTGATACATATAGACCTCGACCAACACTTGCTACTTACTGACTGTTCTTAATTGCAGCATAAAACTTCTGTAATGTGCATTTGTCAAGGATTAGATTTTCCTGTTTGAAACGTAAGTAGTATCCGGAGATGGTGTATGTACAAGACTCTGATGATGGATGTAGCTCAGAGGTGGGCTCTTCAAGGTACAATTTCATACTTTCTAATATTTGATCCTGTTTATTTGGTAGGAGAGTTGAACAATTGCCAGGCATGTTGTTAAAAAACTGTGGCTTTTATCAGTTCTTGGATGTTCTCTTCCTGTCTTGATGGTTAgctgatattttctttttccttatcaTACACATATCTTGTATCATTGAGATCTACTGGTGATAACGTCTTTGTtcatctcttttcttttggatAGTTAGTAAGTTTCTGTTCTGCAGGATCCTGTATATTGAGCAAAGTTAAAGAAGCAATAGAGGGATGGTGTAGATGTTTTTGCTGCACCCGGTAAAGCAAGTTAAAGAAGTTCCAGTGATTTCTAGCTCCGAAAAAATTGAGATTATAGACAAATGGAAGGAGCGACCATGCCAGTCTTTGCTCCCCAACTCGTCTCTGCTCGTATATTTGGGGGAATTATTTGGTTGCTTGGTATGGGAAAGACTTGTTTATTAGATTGAAGAAATGTGTTAAAGGAAGAAATTGCGAACTGATATAAATGCAAAGTTTCTTTTCTGTTCCAAGAATTGTTTGGCATGGATGAAActgttcttttctcttttgttgtcCTCCTTGCATTCATGAACAGAACCTTATTGTTATAATGTTATTGATGAGTTGAATTAGATGTTGTCAACACTAACAACATTTAAAGTTTTACAGGCCATTggtgtattaattaatagtatagcCAACTTCTTGGGATGGGTTAGCTAATGCATTATCGctttttattgattgaatttattttacaatggGTAACAACTAATATATGTCACCAGAGAAGGTAGCATATATATGAGTATACAAATGAATTGAGCAGCGCATAAATGGTCTACTACAGGAGCAAGGCTCATTATAGTAGTATCATGTGGCAATGGGATTAAGGTTTTCTGTAATgacttaatttgaattattattagtttttattaagaataaattgaaaataatgttttgggataattataccgCTCTCTCTTgaggtttaatgtaattatacgtaaatttaatatagtttgaaaaattattctaGCATTtctgatgtttgttttcatttaacaGATAGATTCATTTGCTGgttaaaatttgtcaaatattagcaaaataaGCTAAAGGATAACATTTATCTTTGATTGATTATTAATGACTGATGGTAcgttaaacaattttttttaaattgaccaaattatttttatatattttctcacGTTAATGTATATGAAGAGGTATATCCTTACttttataaaggtagtttgaaaaaaaaaatattttgtttaatctgCAACATGTTCGTAACATGTCAATCGGGTAAATatgagtttttatttataatattttgttaatattaagttatttgatatatttgtttggacaaaaatataCGTAAAGGGAtagtagatgtaatttttcatagtCAGATggatttacgtataattacacaaaactttatacataatatttttgatctaaaactgatatttttaaactatttaaattaaattaattcaaactaAAAGCTATAAACTTTTCCTCATTAATTTTGCAgtttattggtaaaattgcACATACTAAAATTTTTGCTCCGAATATTCTAACCTCagcctttttttttcaaatgctcGTAAAATTGAAACTTTTCTGATTTATCTTTATGCTTCATTTAATAGT from Sesamum indicum cultivar Zhongzhi No. 13 linkage group LG3, S_indicum_v1.0, whole genome shotgun sequence harbors:
- the LOC105157993 gene encoding uncharacterized protein LOC105157993 isoform X1, with protein sequence MHGQGNYTTQVGRGPYAPPPAFQQHPAAPPPPPPTSHHGPPVPQPQVIQQGRPSFHFTPSILPYQQAMPGVPHQVPSAPLVSSGMSSAQSYLTHSQHPQAHVSTQSSHSHPTSEQTLQPWSQNVRQLPPTAPIRGPSAYPLTSSQGRALERGPPNQPASHAPPPQLPPYSSSSSFLMSDPFESSVLTMRQHCHLQPTGPLPPPPPPPLPPPPSSPPGVPPHPPSSPPSDVLSKNGGSCSLKEEPLDGDNSMLECLAPVKPVEDRSVPQIEVLCQHTEKNGNKVELADADVTHSPADSDMDMEDDITHPDEEKKNCSSNNSNDDRVSISQEDYAKEKLQALQHGGGDGLPKVALDDEAAVLKDHIRGVEVPSDDGNGQTKQSFDVSVKDFSSQHENLSGQSVAVVQAQNGYGKLSSQLVDGANAFKLLQGYTSDSTSENEGDNLLRDVSPPCIKDGSRNFDAEKRCNFGSEFGLETLSKSNKHMLSKSMIDSPKDVMQGDKTSPLTRKFEEFSDKSHRGQESVSFDIDTALQQKDSLSKYDANMGPEGASFHKADMKNDSAKVNVDEFGRLVREGVSDSDTSDSPRYRRRHAKRARKRSRSQSRSRSPPGRRRRRSPWKRKERRDRSRSLSPNRRRSRSRSPVLRRDRDVTGDKLRWDKGQLPECFDFLRGKCYRGATCRYSHHDDKSERLRYHRGKQQYRDMLPAVRSPDFREESKVLPDKEPKDNVRKISKDLPGLKEVKVAKELPVVSTTHSDKLNSLESASLLVADVVASNLSGHSAHDTPSGKENSFIAQSPAQYCDKVPEIVDKQGKRMDDSLISGSPSVVHATAATLTHVPADKPDGKQGPTGQLHFVGNPVTKPDCAEGVPSQSLSELPQSIANHPSHLAPPLPSVSQVMNTPAAQPIIQGYNLEPPTYSAYQAPVAYQHSHSSGSSNYLSSSVLPPPLPPRSYLSFNVTTREHNIPSENMQESLLPPRDGLSSYTSVRGQPTELLNHSQTARYQTYDRTHEPDQVPHVNDNFGSSSLHLSNLTSRQGGPHIIGEDCLTGHPVQGMNPLQSVGHGQTNSLLMQSPSKGMHSSLGGNLPSDSNSSHSRSYFQQAAYGRQYFVAGSISAELVEPAKLSSSTARTTPDFPEGNQPSYMRDSVGSRIVNHFNPYASTFDLPLSSKFSSNALTQDNDATIGTKYGAPFGLGSVSVDGHKTGSVGSKNMFSSSSSGLPAASILPRLGGNQYDPLFDSIEPASNSFSRADFLKHEAVGDSDNMPRFSGSGRVLNMEGTGQHEGGTAASTNDSLEIEECGETADAEIGAVLNGSSSNPNDTTDLNAGEIEIDQVKASGKKKKGKDSRSMKLFKISIATFVKEVLKPSWRQGNMSKEAFKTIVKKTVDKVSGAMKSHHIPRSQSKINHYIDSSRGKLTKLVMGYVDKYVKV
- the LOC105157993 gene encoding zinc finger CCCH domain-containing protein 55 isoform X2; the protein is MHGQGNYTTQVGRGPYAPPPAFQQHPAAPPPPPPTSHHGPPVPQPQVIQQGRPSFHFTPSILPYQQAMPGVPHQVPSAPLVSSGMSSAQSYLTHSQHPQAHVSTQSSHSHPTSEQTLQPWSQNVRQLPPTAPIRGPSAYPLTSSQGRALERGPPNQPASHAPPPQLPPYSSSSSFLMSDPFESSVLTMRQHCHLQPTGPLPPPPPPPLPPPPSSPPGVPPHPPSSPPSDVLSKNGGSCSLKEEPLDGDNSMLECLAPVKPVEDRSVPQIEVLCQHTEKNGNKVELADADVTHSPADSDMDMEDDITHPDEEKKNCSSNNSNDDRVSISQEDYAKEKLQALQHGGGDGLPKVALDDEAAVLKDHIRGVEVPSDDGNGQTKQSFDVSVKDFSSQHENLSGQSVAVVQAQNGYGKLSSQLVDGANAFKLLQGYTSDSTSENEGDNLLRDVSPPCIKDGSRNFDAEKRCNFGSEFGLETLSKSNKHMLSKSMIDSPKDVMQGDKTSPLTRKFEEFSDKSHRGQESVSFDIDTALQQKDSLSKYDANMGPEGASFHKADMKNDSAKVNVDEFGRLVREGVSDSDTSDSPRYRRRHAKRARKRSRSQSRSRSPPGRRRRRSPWKRKERRDRSRSLSPNRRRSRSRSPVLRRDRDVTGDKLRWDKGQLPECFDFLRGKCYRGATCRYSHHDDKSERLRYHRGKQQYRDMLPAVRSPDFREESKVLPDKEPKDNVRKISKDLPGLKEVKVAKELPVVSTTHSDKLNSLESASLLVADVVASNLSGHSAHDTPSGKENSFIAQSPAQYCDKVPEIVDKQDKPDGKQGPTGQLHFVGNPVTKPDCAEGVPSQSLSELPQSIANHPSHLAPPLPSVSQVMNTPAAQPIIQGYNLEPPTYSAYQAPVAYQHSHSSGSSNYLSSSVLPPPLPPRSYLSFNVTTREHNIPSENMQESLLPPRDGLSSYTSVRGQPTELLNHSQTARYQTYDRTHEPDQVPHVNDNFGSSSLHLSNLTSRQGGPHIIGEDCLTGHPVQGMNPLQSVGHGQTNSLLMQSPSKGMHSSLGGNLPSDSNSSHSRSYFQQAAYGRQYFVAGSISAELVEPAKLSSSTARTTPDFPEGNQPSYMRDSVGSRIVNHFNPYASTFDLPLSSKFSSNALTQDNDATIGTKYGAPFGLGSVSVDGHKTGSVGSKNMFSSSSSGLPAASILPRLGGNQYDPLFDSIEPASNSFSRADFLKHEAVGDSDNMPRFSGSGRVLNMEGTGQHEGGTAASTNDSLEIEECGETADAEIGAVLNGSSSNPNDTTDLNAGEIEIDQVKASGKKKKGKDSRSMKLFKISIATFVKEVLKPSWRQGNMSKEAFKTIVKKTVDKVSGAMKSHHIPRSQSKINHYIDSSRGKLTKLVMGYVDKYVKV